A window of the Syntrophothermus lipocalidus DSM 12680 genome harbors these coding sequences:
- a CDS encoding glycosyltransferase, producing MARRAMIISIHGDPLAELGGIQSGGQNIYVRQVALGLQQLDWEVDVFTHWQDNNVEPQVRLGPKGSVIRLAAGRKEFIPKDELYGYVQHFVRELKEYLNWSKKRYDIIHSNYWLSGLAGLNLKEYLGVPQVHTSHSLGSIKASETGLKGIGLLRRLEAERKIVEGVNCVVATAPEEMERLIKDYGACSERIALVPCGVDPMLFHPGKRHESKAQLGLEDKKVVVYVGRFDENKGLNTLLTSLEMLSRDNSSFIEDVRVLIIGGDPQSRKYLEEEICNRRLDGWVLTVGAQPHEKLPLYYRAAEVCVIPSYYETFGLVALEAMACGTPVIASRVGGLKFTVVDGITGYLVPPRDAQGLAARLGEMLHDPALAIKIGRAAANHVRRQFIWPKVVEHLSALYHEVGEWSHGKKTTLSSS from the coding sequence ATGGCACGAAGAGCTATGATCATTTCGATTCACGGTGACCCTTTGGCCGAATTAGGGGGAATCCAGTCAGGTGGCCAAAACATTTACGTTCGTCAGGTGGCTTTAGGTTTGCAACAATTGGATTGGGAAGTAGATGTTTTCACCCATTGGCAGGATAACAACGTAGAACCACAGGTAAGGCTCGGCCCAAAGGGCTCGGTTATTCGGTTAGCAGCCGGGCGAAAAGAGTTTATCCCAAAAGACGAGCTATACGGCTATGTGCAGCACTTCGTTAGAGAACTCAAAGAATATTTGAACTGGAGCAAGAAGAGATACGACATTATTCATTCCAATTACTGGCTCTCCGGTTTGGCTGGCCTTAACCTTAAGGAATATCTCGGTGTTCCCCAGGTGCATACCTCTCATTCTTTAGGAAGCATTAAAGCCAGTGAAACTGGGCTGAAGGGGATAGGCCTACTCCGACGTCTGGAGGCTGAAAGAAAAATTGTTGAAGGGGTCAATTGTGTTGTGGCCACGGCACCGGAAGAAATGGAGCGGCTTATTAAGGACTATGGAGCCTGTAGCGAACGGATTGCATTGGTGCCGTGCGGTGTAGATCCCATGCTGTTTCATCCCGGAAAAAGACATGAGAGCAAAGCCCAGCTGGGTCTAGAGGATAAAAAGGTGGTAGTTTATGTGGGTCGCTTTGATGAGAACAAAGGCCTAAATACCCTTTTGACATCTCTTGAAATGCTGAGCAGGGATAACTCCAGCTTTATAGAGGATGTTCGCGTACTAATCATCGGAGGAGATCCGCAGTCCAGGAAGTACTTGGAGGAAGAGATCTGTAACCGGAGGCTAGACGGTTGGGTTCTGACAGTGGGGGCGCAACCGCACGAAAAATTGCCCCTCTACTATAGAGCGGCTGAGGTCTGTGTCATTCCCTCGTATTACGAAACTTTTGGGCTGGTGGCCTTAGAAGCCATGGCATGTGGCACACCGGTAATTGCCAGCCGCGTGGGTGGATTGAAATTCACTGTAGTTGACGGCATCACGGGCTATCTTGTCCCACCACGTGATGCGCAGGGTCTGGCAGCAAGGTTGGGAGAAATGTTGCACGATCCGGCATTGGCAATTAAAATAGGACGGGCAGCTGCCAACCACGTACGGCGCCAGTTTATATGGCCCAAGGTAGTAGAACATCTTTCTGCGCTTTACCATGAGGTGGGAGAATGGAGTCACGGCAAAAAGACAACCCTTTCCTCATCTTAG